In Nocardia sp. NBC_00403, one DNA window encodes the following:
- a CDS encoding PaaX domain-containing protein, C- domain protein — translation MDDAIDSAPLDLEAHLPRLTARGVILSLLVSNHPTQPTPAQVVRAAGVFGIKESAARVALSRMASGDDLVRTPDGFRLSERLLERRQRVLHEVEQETRPWNGEWEIVVVTGTGRDPGDRASLRTRLSRLRLAELREGVWLRPANLMRSLDLGAEPVEVLAGRPVRDAGELLGSLWNLQAWEGESQRLLALMNLAESTVDRFTVATAVVRHLLTDPVLPQELRPDPWTADRVHAAWVAYQEEFVSIPEVGHTS, via the coding sequence GTGGACGACGCGATCGACTCTGCGCCGCTCGACCTGGAAGCTCATCTACCGCGACTGACCGCTCGCGGGGTGATTCTCAGTCTCCTCGTGAGCAATCACCCGACGCAGCCGACGCCGGCGCAGGTTGTCCGTGCGGCGGGAGTATTCGGTATCAAGGAATCTGCAGCGCGAGTTGCGTTGAGTCGGATGGCTTCTGGTGACGATCTCGTGCGTACACCCGATGGGTTCCGGCTGAGCGAACGGCTGCTCGAACGCCGTCAGCGTGTGCTGCACGAGGTCGAGCAGGAGACACGACCGTGGAACGGCGAGTGGGAGATCGTCGTCGTCACCGGGACCGGCCGCGATCCCGGCGACCGTGCCTCCCTGCGCACGCGACTGTCTCGGCTTCGGCTGGCCGAACTGCGTGAGGGGGTCTGGCTGCGCCCGGCCAACCTGATGCGATCACTCGACCTCGGCGCCGAACCGGTGGAAGTGCTGGCGGGAAGACCGGTGCGCGACGCTGGTGAACTTCTCGGATCGTTGTGGAATCTCCAGGCCTGGGAGGGGGAGTCCCAGCGGTTGCTCGCGCTGATGAATCTAGCCGAGAGCACGGTGGACCGTTTCACGGTCGCAACCGCGGTTGTTCGACACCTTCTCACGGATCCTGTTTTACCGCAGGAACTTCGACCGGATCCGTGGACGGCTGACCGTGTTCACGCGGCATGGGTCGCGTATCAGGAAGAGTTCGTGTCGATCCCTGAGGTCGGCCACACGAGCTGA